ATTAGATTTAATAAGCGAAGTATTTCCATAAAGCAGCAATACCATCACCCAGACATTGTACTGCAAGACATGATTAATTCTTAGGCTGATATGCTTTGCGCACAAGTTTTTATTAGAACCAATAAATCAGAAAGAGGAAGAAAAATGCATTATACCGGAACCATCTATAGACCGCCTGTTGAAGCAGATTCATTGCTTTTGCAAGTCACTGTGGGGTGTGCCCATAATAAATGTACTTTTTGTAGTATGTATAAAGATGTGAACTTTAGTATAGAGAGATTGGAACAAATAGAGAAAGATTTAATGGAAGCACGAACCTACCATGATCGGGTGGAAAGAGTTTTTTTGGTAAATGGGGATGCTTTTGTTCTCAATGCAGATTACTTAAAAGCTATAGCCACAAAGATCAGGGATTATTTCCCTGAATGTAAAACAATAACAATGTATGCTTCCATACAGAATATTAAAGCTAAGAGGGATGAAGAATTAATTGAGTTAAGAAGATTGGGGATAAACGATTTATACGTGGGCTTAGAATCAGGATCTAGTGATGTTGTAACCCGAATTAATAAAGGTCATAGCATTCAAGAAGCTAAGGAACAATTAGAAAGATTAAATAATGCAAACATAAATCATATGGCATTGCTTATGTTGGGGGTAGCGGGAAAAGGTAAGGGCGTAGAAAATGCTAAATTAACGGCAGAATTGCTTAATATAACTAAACCAAAACTTGTCTGGGTTGGAACCTTGGGGGTAATAGCAGGAACGAAGTTGCAGGAAGAAATCATAGCGGGTCGTTTTGAAGAAGCTACTGAAATCGAAAATCTGATTGAGGAGAAAACATTGATTGAAGAGATTCAATTAAAAAATATTCCATTCTATGGTGTGCACAACACGAATGCTATCCCACTTGCAGGGATGCTACCCAGAGATAAAGAGAAAATGTTGATGATACTCGAAGATGGCATTAATGATTTTGACGAAGACGCCTTTAAGAAAACATTTAAACGAATTCCCAGGTAGAAAAACAGAAACCATGTTTTATTAACCAATTACTCAAATGATCGTATTAATAGCGCGAAATTTTCAATTTGTAAATCCAACCAAAATCATTTTTAGGAAAGGCGAGATTATTCAACTATCGAAGGAAATTCCTTTAAACAGCAAGGTCTTGGTCTTATACGGTGGAGGAAGTGTCCCAAAAAGTGGGTTGCTTCAAAGTATCAAAGATGTATTGCAGAATTTTTACGTGGGAGAATTTGGCGGTATTGAGCCCAATCCGACATATGAAACGCTCATGAAAGCGGAAAAAGCAGTCAAAATACTTCAGTATGGGGAGCGAGTATGGAATATAACTGGAGATATGCCGGAAAAAGAAAAAATCAACCTGGCTATGAACTGACCCCCAAAAGTTAGACCTAAATTTAACTTTTGGGAGGTCAGTTTTTTCATGGCAAAATATAGTTTTGAAATTAAACAAAAAGTTGTCCAAGCATACTTATCTGGTGAAGGTGGATACAAATTTATAGCAGATAAATATAAAATAGCAGACAAATATATAGTAAGGAGATGGATAAAAACTTATGAAAAATTGGGTTCTAATGGATTAATGAGATCCCGAAAAAATCAAACTTACTCTTTTGAATTTAAACTTTATATGGTAGAGTCATATTTAACAACAGAAGTCTCGTATGAGGAGTTGCTTTAAAGGCCGGAGTGAATAATCATCCACTAATTACCAAGTGGGTAAATGATTTTAGAATTGCTGGTCCTGAGGCTCTGAGAGAAAAAAGAAAAGGACGGCGACCCAAAGTGATAAAACCTAAAAATGATAAAACATTGCAAGGTATAAGTCAAACTCCTGGTGCACAATATCTTGAACAACTAAAAGAAGAAAATTTAAGACTTAGAATCGAAAATGCATATTTAAAAGAACTGAGGAGACTGCGTTTAGAGGAAACACCTCTAAGCAAAAAGCGAAAATCATCCACAGCCTCCGGGGAGAATTTAAACTAAAAAGATATTCTCGCATTTACAGGTTTCCAAAAAGCAACATATATGTATTGGCAAAAACGCTTTGAACGCAAAAATCCTAATGAAGAACTAGAAACCCTAATCCTTAAGATTCGAAACGATAATAAAGATTTTGGATATAGACGAATTTACGGTCAATTGCGCAAACAAGGGATGAATGTGAACCATAAGAAAGTGCAAAGAATTGTTCAGAAACTTAAAATATAAGTAACTTCCTTTATCCGGCTGTTGTTCATAAGGTATTGGAAATCAGTTTATAATTAATTAATGGAAGGAAGATTGTTAGTGATACAAGATAAAAAATATTTGCTATGGGAAATGATTTTTGGTATTTATGCATGCTCAAAGTTCGAATAACTTACTATCAATGGCTAATTATATTTGTCGAAAGGGATGAAATGTTATGAACGAAGTCATACAAAATATGTTAACAAGAAAAAGCATAAGAACTTATAAAAAGGATCAGGTCAAAGATGAGGATTTAAAGGACATTATTCAATCCGCAATCCATGCACCGTCCGGAGGAAATTCGCAATCTTGGATTTTTACTGTGTTGCAAAATGACGATAGACTAGCTGAACTTAACGACCAAGTAAAAGAGGTATATAAAGATATTGAAGTAAATGAAAAAACATATCGGTCCATTGTAGCAGGAAAGAATGCAGCAAAGAATGCAGGCTATAATATATGATCCAGGATTTGTTAGTTTCCATCAGGATAAAGGAATCGGGCAAAAAGATTTTAAAAATGGTAAAAAAATCGCATGGTGGGAATTATTAATGTTACATCAGATTCTCTTGCTGATGGAGGAAAATAGTGAAGAGGTTATCAGCTTTTTTCAGAGAATAAGAACAACATAAATTTGTTTAGAGTGAATACTGAGACAATAAGTAGAATTTATTGTGGTTATAGGTGTGATGCTGATGAAGTAAAGGAGTTCGCTTGTAGTAATTCACAATTGGCATGCAAAAATGAAGCTTATAAAAAAGCAGAAGGCAAGCATAGGATATATCCCAAAAAAGAAATATGGTATCATTATGCTTTTAAAGATCAAGGAATAAAAATTGAATATCATGACAATACTTTCAAGAAAAAGATTAAGTTTATGAAAAATTTAAACTGGAAGAATGGAAAAAGGAATTTTGGAAAGCCCCAACATTGCTTGATACAACAAATCCCGATATTTCGGCGTTCCGGAAAAATGGCGGTAAATTGATTATCCTTCATGGAACAGCTGACCGGGTTTTGGCATTGTCAGGGACTATAGATTACTATAACAAATTTGTAGAAAAGTTTGGACAACGTCCACTGAATAATTTTGTGAAATTTTATATTGTGCCAGGTTACGGACATGGCAAGGAAAGTGTCTTTACTATGGGAAGAAATGTGCTGCAAGATCTGGATCATTGGGTCGTAAGTAAAGAAGAACCGGGGAACTTGGTCGTTACGGACCAAAATGAAAAAACAAAGGGACGTGCACTGCCGTTGCAGGTCTATCCTGGGTACCCCCGATATTCGGGAAATGGTAATGTGAATTCAGCTGCGATTTATGTATATGGTTCATTAGCGAATGGAAGATAATTTTTGGTATTTATGCATGCTCAAAGCTCGAATAACTTACTATCAATGGCTAATTATATTTGTCGAAAGGGATGAAATGTTATGAACGAAGTCATACAAAATATGTTAACAAGAAAAAGCATAAGAACTTATAAAAAGGATCAGGTCAAAGATGAGGATTTAAAGGATATTATTCAAGCCGCAATCCATGCACCGTCCGGAGGAAATTCACAATCTTGGATTTTTACTGTGTTACAAAATAACGATAAACTAGCTGAACTTAACGACCAAGTAAAAGAGGTATATAAAAATATTGAGGTAAATGAAAAAACATATCGGTCTATTGTAGCAGGAAAGAATGCAGCAAAGAATGCAGGCTATAGTTTCTATTATCATGCACCTACCCTGATTCTTGTGTCTAATGCAAGGGAATATCCGAATGCAATGGCCGATTGTTCCGTGGCTATTGAAAATATGATGTTGGCAGCCCATTCTTTGGGTTTGAGTTCATGTTGGATTAACCAGCTTACATGGTTTGGTGATATTCCGGATATAAGAAAGCTCTTATCAGGTTATGGCGTTCCAGATGATTATATGGTATGTGGTTCTGTCGCATTAGGTTATAGTGAAAATGACTCGGGGAAATTGGTGCCTAGAAAAGAACCAAATGTGACTATTATAAAATAAGCAATAGAATAAGATTTAGATTGTTCATATATATATGATCAAGGATTTGTTAGTTTCCATCAGGATAAAGGAATCGGGCAAAAAGATTTTAAAATTGGTAAAAAAATCACATGGTGGGAATTATTAATGTTACATTAGATTCTCTTGCTGATGGAGGAAAATAGTGAAGATGTTATTTCCAACCTTGGAAAGACAGATGACGATTTGTCAGTGAAGTCGCAGCTAATCCTAATTTACTAGGTATAATTAAACGTTCTGAAAGCAACCGTATTAAAAGAAACGCAAAGATATTAACTCAAATTCAGCGAATTCACAAAGAAAGTCATACTAAGAAGATCCCTTGATTTTTTATTATGGAAAATCAGCCAACGTACAGGGATGATGAGGAATTCTGTTTATCTCTCTTGCAATTTGAAGGGTGGTAGCTATAATAATTGTAACAAGGTCGAGGATACTATGTCGTGGGCACTGCCATTTATCCTCCAAAGGGCAAAATGGCTTAGCCAGTGAGACATAGAAAAAAATGACCTTGCATTAAAGCTTTTCGAAGCTTATGCAGGGCCATTTTTTTTATTTTTCAAACTATCCTCAAACCGCGTAAATACTGAAATTTCGGGAATATTCTGCTTATTAAAAAAAGGCGGTCACCATGGAGTGGCGGGCATTTCTGGCAAAGCCAGGGAGAATACAGGGAAATGCCTTTTGGAGAATAAATGGCAATGACTCACGACATGAAAAACACGAATCCTTTAAAATGTTTATTACATGATTTAACTGTTTATTGTTGCTATATGGAAAATATGGTACAATTCTAACAGGTGCTACTAAACGTAGGCGGTTAGTTCCCATTTGTATTCCGTTACATACGGATGAATGGGGGTGATGCCATGAATGATGCAAATTTAACATTGTTACTTTTCATCATCCTGGTTTTTGCCATAAAAAAAGATTAACCGCCCAGCCTCAGAAACTTTGCGGTTAATCTAATCGTAATTTCATGGGAGCTAACCGTTTTATCGGTAGCACTTTTATATGATTATCATAACACAAATATTTTATACTATCAATTCAATTATTTAATAAAACATATGGATAAAGAGGATGAGGTATTGTGAAAATGCAAATTGAAACGGATCGTTTACTTTTGCGTCCAATTACTATGGAGGATGCAGGAGATATTTTTGAATACAGCAAGAATCCTCATGTTGGTTCAAATGCGGGATGGAAGTCACATGGAAATATTGAAGAAACGATAGAAATCATGAAAATGATATTTATAAATCAAGACGGTATTTTCGGAATCATTTTAAAGAGTAACAAGAAGTTAATTGGGATAGTAGGAGTAATGTTAGATCCAAAACGGCAAAATCACAAGGCGTATATGTTAGGATATTCTTTAGCAGAACCATATTGGGGGCAGGGGATAATGACGGAGGCGGTAATGGAAACGATAAAATATGGATTTAGTCAGTAAATCTAATCTTTTTGCGTCTTAGAATTTTTTATCATTTTGGATTTTTATTCGAATCTTTTTTATTCAAAGAGTTCCCAAAGGATTTTCCGAAAGTTTTCAAATCTTTCCTTGATAAGATAAAGACAAATTAGGAAAGGTGGAATTTAAATGAATAAGTTAACTAAAGGATTTGTTGCTATAGCAATGGTCGGAGTATTGCAAATTGGATTTACGAGTGCTGTTTTAGAGGCTTCTCCTAGAGATGATAGACCGCCACAACGAGTTAATCATCATGACAAACATCGAGATAAAGCTCACTATGATAAAGAGATGAAAAAAGAAAAAGAGCGTCATGAAAAAGAAATGAAACGTCATCCGGGAGAATCTAGACACGAATGGGAAAAAAGAAAGCATGAAGAAGAAAAGCGGCATCAGAATGAAATGGATAGAATTGCCGCTCTGCTTGTTGGAATTGCTATAGGAAGCTCTTTGTAAATTCCATTAATGATTGTAATTTTATAAGCTTTGTAAAAAATAAATAATGGCTGTCTGGCGAACCTTTTGGAGCTACATAAAAATAGGTATGTAAAGATTCGTTATGACAGCTCTTTTTGTATAAAAAATAAGTAATTTTAAAATAAACAGTCTTTACGGTAAAGAATATTTTTTATAAATGCCTTTTATGACGAATACAAACAAAATACTGCAAATTCCGTTGACATTCTTAAAAATAATCTGTTATTATAAATAGAGTGGCGCAAATAGTAGTATAAGTTTTTAATTTTTATATATTTATTTGTCATTGTAATTATAGGATGCTTTTTGACAATTTTTGTTGATAAAACCATAAAATATTATCGACTCCGGCCCAATTGGTCGGAGTCGAATGAATTTACGATATAGGTGATAAGCTGAATTGGGGAACGATTGCCCTGTGGATTATTTGCATTACATGCAGATAATCGGAGCCCATATATTTTTATATGGTTAATATAGATAATTTTAAGCTAGTGAAGTTTATTCGCAAACAGAATTGATCCAAATGAATAAACTACGATAATTCGCGTATGTTAGGAAAGGTGGTTAATTCATGAAAAAAGTAGCTATTGTTATGGGGAGTGACTCTGATTGGCCGATATTAAAAACGGCGGCAGATTTACTAAACGATTTTGGTATTGAATATGAGGTCGTTGTTGCATCTGCACATCGTACACCAGCAAAAGTACACGATTTTGTTACTTCAGCACCTGAAAAAGGGATTGGTGTGTTTATTTCAGCAGCAGGCGCGGCAGCCCATTTAGGTGGTGTGATTGCAAGTCTTACAACACTTCCTGTAATTGGAGTTCCAATTAATGCAACTCCTTTAAATGGTATGGATGCATTACTTAGTACAGTTCAAATGCCATCTGGAATTCCAGTTGCAAGTATGGCTGTGAATGGGGCAAAAAATGCAGCAATTTTTGCGGCGCAAATTTTGGCTGTAAGCAATCCTAGTTTACAGGAAAAACTAATTGCACATCGCAAGCAAATGGCAGAAGAAGTTGAGAAGAAAGCAGCGAAGGTTGCAGAAAGTTTATAATATAAAGTAAGACTTAATTCAGGTGGAGTGTTCACTCTAGCTGAATCTTAGTCGACCTTATTCAGGAAATTAGCCGCTCACCTGTGCCCTGTGGGTATAACTCCTACTTATAGAAGTTAGGAGTCTTATAAGCAGAGAACAAAAATCTTTGATTTTGTGTGAATCGCTTATTTTGTCAGATGGGCGGGATAGTTATCTGGTAAAAAACTATGAAATTTGGAGGCTATAAGCAATGGGAAAAAAACCATTATATGAAGGCAAAGCAAAGCAAATTTATGCAACGGAAAATCCTGATGAAGTATTAGTATATTATAGAGATGATGCAACTGCTGGTAATGGAGCAAAAAAAGGTACGATAGCAGATAAAGGGATTATGAATAATAAAATCGCATCATTTTTCTTTAAATTATTAAAAGAAAATGGTGTTGATAACCATTTTGTAAGTATGCCAAGCGATCGTGAGATGTTAGTAAAATCCTTGAAAATTTTACCTCTTGAAGTTGTAGTAAGAAACATTGCAGCAGGAAGCCTTGCGAAGCGTTTAGGTTTAGAAGAAGGCATAAAAATGTCTTGCCCTGTTGTTGAATTATATTATAAAAATGATGAACTTGGTGATCCATTAGTTAATGATTATCATATAAAAGCAATTGGCTTAGCAACGGAAACTCAAGTTGCTGAAGTAGAAAGCATTGCTTTAAAAGTAAATGAAATTTTAACAAAATATTTAGCAACAAAAAATATTGAATTGATTGATTTCAAACTTGAATTTGGTTTATACAAGGGTCAAGTATTGTTAGGGGATGAAATTTCTCCAGATACTTGTCGTTTCTGGGATACAGTAACAAAAGAAAAATTGGATAAAGATAGATTCCGTCGTGATATGGGCAATGTTGAGGATGCCTATAAAGAAGTATTACACAGATTAACAGGAGAGGTTAGATGATAGATTTAGAACTGGACAAGCTAAAAGAAGAATGTGGTGTTTTTGGCATTTATTCGCGAACTGAGGATGTAGCACTTAATACGTATTGGGGACTTTATGCGCTTCAGCATCGTGGACAAGAAAGTGCCGGGATTGCTATTACTGATGGTTCTTGGATGGATGTAACACGTGGAATGGGATTGGTAAATGAAGTTTTCCGCCATCAAGTACCACATATGGACAATCAATATATTGCCATTGGTCATGTTCGTTATTCGACGACTGGCTCCAGCCTTCTAGCTAATACTCAACCGTTAATGGTAAATTATTCTGGTGGTAAAATTAGTTTGGCTCATAATGGTAACTTAACAAATGCAGCAGAAATTAGACGTGAATTAGAAGAGCAAGGTACAGTTTTCCAAACTTCAATTGATAGTGAGGTTTTTGTGAATTTAATTGCGAGATCTCGCAAGGAATCAGTTGAAGAAAAAATTATGGAAAGTTTAGTGAAAATTAAAGGTGCATATTGCTTAACGATTATGACAGAAGAAAAGTTAATTGGTGCACGTGATCCGCAAGGGTTCAGACCGCTTTGTATCGGGAAAATGGGAGATTCATGGGTGCTATCTTCTGAGTCTTGTGCACTTGATACAGTTGGAGCTGAATTTGTTCGAGATGTAGAACCAGGTGAGATGGTTGTGATCAACGATAAAGGGCTTAAGTCATATCATTTTGCAACAGCTGATAAAAAGGCAGCATGCGTATTTGAATATATTTACTTTGCTCGTCCAGATAGTGTGATTGATGGACAGAGTGTTCATGATGCAAGATTTGAAATGGGTCGTATATTAGCAAGAGAAAGTGGCTTTAAAGCAGATATTGTTATTTCTGTACCTGACTCTGGTACTACGGCGGCAACTGGCTTTGCTTATGAATCTGGAATTCCATTTAAAGAAGGTTTAATGAAAAATCGTTATATTGGGCGTACTTTTATTCAACCTAGTCAACAAAAACGTGATACAAGTGTCAGACTTAAATTAAATGCAATTAAATCAGTAGTAAATGGTAAATCTGTAATTATGGTTGACGATTCTATTGTGCGCGGTACGACGAGCGGAAAAATTGTTCGCATGCTCAAGGCAGCTGGTGCTACAGCTGTTCATATGTGTGTAAGTTCGCCTCCAATCGGTTATCCATGTTATTATGGAATTGACACTTCTGCACGTAAAGAATTGATTGCAGCTACAAAATCAGTAGAAGAAATTCGTCAATATATTGGGGCAGATTCTTTACATTTCTTATCTATTGAAGGATTAAAAGAGTCGCTAAAAGCAGTAAGCTGTGAAGATATGTGTTATGCTTGCTTTAATAGTGCATATCCTGGTGAAAAACCTAAAGAAGATACAATTGGTGCAGATAAATACGTTTTTGAAAAGAAAAAGTAAAAATAATTAAGCTCTGAATTGGGGGAGTTCGATGACTACTGAAAATAAATCTCAACAATTAACTTATCGTGATGCTGGTGTTGATATTGACGCCGGCAATCATGCTGTAACATTGATGAAAAAACATGTAAAATCTACTTATCGTCCTGAGGTATTAGGTGATTTAGGTGGTTTTGGTGGATTATTCGCTTTAAATAGCGGAAAATATAAAGAACCAGTTCTCGTCTCTGGTACAGATGGTGTGGGGACGAAATTACGTTTGGCTTTTATGCTAGACAAACATGATACAATTGGTCAAGATGCAGTTGCAATGTGTGTGAATGATATTTTAGTGCAAGGTGCAGAACCTTTATTTTTTCTTGATTATTTAGCTGTGGGCAAACTTGAGCCAGAAAAAGTTGCAGCAATTGTAAGTGGTGTTGCTGGTGCTTGTAAAGAATCTGGGTGTGCGTTAATTGGTGGAGAAACTGCTGAGATGGCAGGTTTTTATCCAGATGGTGAATATGATATTGCTGGTTTTGCTGTTGGTATCGTGGATAAGGCAAAGATTATTACAGGTGCAAATATTAAGCCAGGTGATATTTTAATCGGATTACCATCAACTGGTGTACATTCTAATGGTTACTCACTTGTAAGAAAAATTTGTTTTGATGTAAAAGGGTTTAAAGGCGATGAATATATTGAAGAGTTCGGTAAGACGATTGGTGAAGAATTATTAACACCGACACGTTTATATCCAAAAGTTTGTATGCCTTTAACAGAAAAATTCACGATTCATGGTATGGTGCATATTACTGGCGGTGGATTCTATGATAATATTCCACGGGTTTTACCAGAAAATTGTGGAGTAGAAGTAGATTCTACATCTTGGGAAAGACCAGCTGTTTTCGATAAATTGCAAGAGTGGGGCAACGTTGCTTGGACGGAAATGTACCGTACTTTTAATATGGGGATTGGTATGGCTTTAGTTGTTCCAGCAAATGAAGTTGAAAAAATTCAAGCGCATTTAGCAGCAAATAATGAAACTGCTTATGTGATTGGTAAAGTTGTCGAAGGTAAGCAAGAAGTTGTGATAAAAGGTGGGGTTTTTAATGACTAATACTGCAGTATTAGGCGTTTTAGCCTCTGGTCGCGGCAGTAATTTGCAATCGATTATTGATGCAATTGATATTGGTAGAATTAAAGCAGAAATTGCAGTTGTTATTAGTGATAAACCAGAAGCAAATGCTTTAAAACGCGTAGCTGAATTAGGGATACCTGCGGTTTGTGTAGATCGCAAACTTTATGATACGAAAGAAGAATTTGAAAAAGCACTGGTAGAAGAACTTGAAAAACATCGTGTGGATTTAGTTATTTTAGCTGGATTTATGCGTATTTTAAGTCCGTATTTTGTAAATGCTTTTAAAAATAAAATCATGAATATTCATCCTTCTTTATTACCGGCTTTCCCTGGTGCACATGCACATCGCAGTGTTTTAGAATACGGTGCGAAAGTTTCTGGCTGTACAATTCATTTTGTAGACGAAGGAATGGACAGTGGTCCGATTATTTTGCAGGAGTCTGTTCCAGTACTTGATGATGATACAGAGGAAACTCTGGCTGCTCGTGTACTTAAAGTGGAACATGTATTATATCCAAAAGCAATTGCATTGTATTTGGAAGATAAACTTGAAATAAACGGTAGACGTGTAATGATTAAAGAATAGAGAATAGGTGGGAAGAGCATGAAAATTAAACGTGCCTTAATCAGTGTTTCTGATAAAACTGGTGTTATTGAATTTGCGAAAAAGCTTCATGCTGCTGGGGTAGATATTATTTCTACTGGCGGTACAATGAAAACTTTAAAAGAAGCAGGTATTCCTGTAACTTATGTAAGTGAAGTGACTGGGTTTCCTGAGATTATGGATGGTCGTGTAAAAACTTTAAATCCATATATTCATGGTGGTATACTTGCAATTCGTGATAATGCAGAGCATGTGGAAGCGATGAAAAAACATAATATTACAGGCATTGATATGGTTGTTGTAAATCTTTATCCATTCCGTCAAACAATTGCCAAACCAGGGGTTGAACTTGCAGAAGCAATTGAAAATATTGATATTGGTGGCCCCGCGATGATTCGTGCGGCAGCAAAAAATTTCAAATATGTAACTGTGGTTGTAAATCCTGCACGTTACGATGAGATTGCAGCTGAACTTACAAGTGATGCTGGTATTACTGATGGACTTCGTATGTCTCTTGCAAAAGAAGCTTTTGGGCATACCGCTGAGTATGATGCTTGTATTAATCAATACTTAGCTAAAGAGTTAGGCGAAGGCAATTTCCCTAATACAGTACATATGACGTTAGAAAAAGTTCAAGATTTACGTTATGGTGAAAATCCACATCAAAATGCGGCTTTCTATCGTGAAGCGCATAGTCCAATCGGGGTTGCGAATGCGAAACAATTGCACGGAAAAGAACTTTCCTTCAATAATATTGTTGATATAGAATCAGCTTATAATATTGTAGCTGAATTTAAAGATCCAGCAGTAGCGATTATTAAACATACAAATCCTTGCGGTGCAGGAATTGGTGCAACAATTTCTGAAGCTTACACAAAAGCATATGAAGCAGATCCGTTATCTGCTTTTGGTGGTATTGTGGCATTAAATCGTACAGTAGATAAAGCAACTGCACAGCAAATTAGTGAAATTTTTATTGAGGTTGTGATTGCTCCTGCCTTTGATAAAGAATCGCTTGAAATTTTAACAGCGAAGAAAAATATTCGCCTATTAACATTACCGCTTCCTGAACTTGGCGGTTCTCGTATGGATATGAAAAAAGTGGCTGGTGGAATGTTACTTCAAGATGCAGATACGCTTGAGGCAAAACGCGAAGAAATGCAAGTCGTTTCTAAGCGTCAACCAACGGAAGAAGAATGGCGTCAAGCAATGTTTGCTTGGAAAATTGTAAAGCATGTAAAATCTAATGCGATTGTTGTTGCTGGCAATGACCAAACGTATGGTGTTGGTGCAGGTCAAATGAATCGTGTAGGTTCAGCAGCAATTGCGCTTGAACAAGCTGGTGAAAAAGCAAAAGGTGCTGTACTTGCTTCTGATGCATTCTTACCGTTTAGAGATTCTGTGGATACGGCTGCAAAAGCTGGTATCACATTAGTTATTCAAACTGGCGGATCAATTCGTGACCAAGAATCTATTGATGCAGCGAATGAACATGGAATTACAATGATTTTCACTGGTAGAAGACATTTTAAACATTAATTGAATTGATTTTCAATATTTTAAGATAAAGTCGCACTTACTTTTTCGCAAGGATGAGTTTTCGTGCGACTTATCTATATAGGAGTGATTGTGTGCGTATATTAGTCATTGGCGGCGGTGGTCGCGAACATACGTTAGCTTGGAAACTTTCTCAAAGTCAAGGTGTGGAGAAAATGTATGCGATTCCGGGCAATCCTGGGATGGAAAGCCTTGCTGAATGTATAAGTAATAT
This genomic interval from Selenobaculum gibii contains the following:
- a CDS encoding nitroreductase family protein, with the protein product MNEVIQNMLTRKSIRTYKKDQVKDEDLKDIIQSAIHAPSGGNSQSWIFTVLQNDDRLAELNDQVKEVYKDIEVNEKTYRSIVAGKNAAKNAGYNI
- a CDS encoding helix-turn-helix domain-containing protein; the encoded protein is MAKYSFEIKQKVVQAYLSGEGGYKFIADKYKIADKYIVRRWIKTYEKLGSNGLMRSRKNQTYSFEFKLYMVESYLTTEVSYEELL
- a CDS encoding radical SAM protein produces the protein MHYTGTIYRPPVEADSLLLQVTVGCAHNKCTFCSMYKDVNFSIERLEQIEKDLMEARTYHDRVERVFLVNGDAFVLNADYLKAIATKIRDYFPECKTITMYASIQNIKAKRDEELIELRRLGINDLYVGLESGSSDVVTRINKGHSIQEAKEQLERLNNANINHMALLMLGVAGKGKGVENAKLTAELLNITKPKLVWVGTLGVIAGTKLQEEIIAGRFEEATEIENLIEEKTLIEEIQLKNIPFYGVHNTNAIPLAGMLPRDKEKMLMILEDGINDFDEDAFKKTFKRIPR
- the purF gene encoding amidophosphoribosyltransferase, producing MIDLELDKLKEECGVFGIYSRTEDVALNTYWGLYALQHRGQESAGIAITDGSWMDVTRGMGLVNEVFRHQVPHMDNQYIAIGHVRYSTTGSSLLANTQPLMVNYSGGKISLAHNGNLTNAAEIRRELEEQGTVFQTSIDSEVFVNLIARSRKESVEEKIMESLVKIKGAYCLTIMTEEKLIGARDPQGFRPLCIGKMGDSWVLSSESCALDTVGAEFVRDVEPGEMVVINDKGLKSYHFATADKKAACVFEYIYFARPDSVIDGQSVHDARFEMGRILARESGFKADIVISVPDSGTTAATGFAYESGIPFKEGLMKNRYIGRTFIQPSQQKRDTSVRLKLNAIKSVVNGKSVIMVDDSIVRGTTSGKIVRMLKAAGATAVHMCVSSPPIGYPCYYGIDTSARKELIAATKSVEEIRQYIGADSLHFLSIEGLKESLKAVSCEDMCYACFNSAYPGEKPKEDTIGADKYVFEKKK
- the purC gene encoding phosphoribosylaminoimidazolesuccinocarboxamide synthase translates to MGKKPLYEGKAKQIYATENPDEVLVYYRDDATAGNGAKKGTIADKGIMNNKIASFFFKLLKENGVDNHFVSMPSDREMLVKSLKILPLEVVVRNIAAGSLAKRLGLEEGIKMSCPVVELYYKNDELGDPLVNDYHIKAIGLATETQVAEVESIALKVNEILTKYLATKNIELIDFKLEFGLYKGQVLLGDEISPDTCRFWDTVTKEKLDKDRFRRDMGNVEDAYKEVLHRLTGEVR
- a CDS encoding tannase/feruloyl esterase family alpha/beta hydrolase; its protein translation is MEEWKKEFWKAPTLLDTTNPDISAFRKNGGKLIILHGTADRVLALSGTIDYYNKFVEKFGQRPLNNFVKFYIVPGYGHGKESVFTMGRNVLQDLDHWVVSKEEPGNLVVTDQNEKTKGRALPLQVYPGYPRYSGNGNVNSAAIYVYGSLANGR
- the purE gene encoding 5-(carboxyamino)imidazole ribonucleotide mutase, whose protein sequence is MKKVAIVMGSDSDWPILKTAADLLNDFGIEYEVVVASAHRTPAKVHDFVTSAPEKGIGVFISAAGAAAHLGGVIASLTTLPVIGVPINATPLNGMDALLSTVQMPSGIPVASMAVNGAKNAAIFAAQILAVSNPSLQEKLIAHRKQMAEEVEKKAAKVAESL
- a CDS encoding IS3 family transposase, which encodes MYWQKRFERKNPNEELETLILKIRNDNKDFGYRRIYGQLRKQGMNVNHKKVQRIVQKLKI
- a CDS encoding GNAT family N-acetyltransferase, producing the protein MQIETDRLLLRPITMEDAGDIFEYSKNPHVGSNAGWKSHGNIEETIEIMKMIFINQDGIFGIILKSNKKLIGIVGVMLDPKRQNHKAYMLGYSLAEPYWGQGIMTEAVMETIKYGFSQ
- a CDS encoding iron-containing alcohol dehydrogenase is translated as MIVLIARNFQFVNPTKIIFRKGEIIQLSKEIPLNSKVLVLYGGGSVPKSGLLQSIKDVLQNFYVGEFGGIEPNPTYETLMKAEKAVKILQYGERVWNITGDMPEKEKINLAMN
- a CDS encoding nitroreductase; its protein translation is MNEVIQNMLTRKSIRTYKKDQVKDEDLKDIIQAAIHAPSGGNSQSWIFTVLQNNDKLAELNDQVKEVYKNIEVNEKTYRSIVAGKNAAKNAGYSFYYHAPTLILVSNAREYPNAMADCSVAIENMMLAAHSLGLSSCWINQLTWFGDIPDIRKLLSGYGVPDDYMVCGSVALGYSENDSGKLVPRKEPNVTIIK